CTTTTCCctcttgtttgtttgtgttaATTCTTATAACCTCAGGAGATTGTGTCTGAACCTCTGTGTCAGCTTCAGATCTCAGTGCTGTGGTGAGCTCTTTGAAGGGCATTTTAAACATGAGTACCAGTTATGGAGAATTAATTTGAGAACCAAAATATCACAATGAACTAGAAAAATGCCTTAGTAATTTGTCAAATCTGGTATAATGAAGCTaagttttcagcagaaaaaagtATTCGTTGCTATGAAATGTGTAAAGATCCCATGACCAATAATATCTTTGAGCTAATTTGTAGTTTTGGAAGAAGTAAGGTCTTTCTCTTAAATATCTTTTAAAGGAAGAATACTTACCTCACTTAAAGCACCACAGGCAAATATTGCATGTTTGATCTCACTTGAACCTGCCTGGCCCAGTGCAGCcaccagctctgtccccacacaGGATGCTGCTAGCAGCGACCCTGTGACCTACAGCAGGAGCAAGTGCAGTTGCCTCAGGTCACTTCCTGCCTTTTCCCCAGTACTGATGCATGAAGAGCTATAAATTTAGTAAGAGACATGGACACTTCCAAAATCTCCCAAAGGAAAATCAGTTCTGCTCCCAGACATGTGACTTAATTTTTTATTGCAGAAgaattttttgttcatttggcCAGTCCACATCCTCCAACACCAGAGTCCATGAGCAGAAATCCCTGAATTATAGCAGTCAGCTCTTAGCATAGAATGAAGAATGAATGCATCATAAATTACTAGAAAGCCATGAAACCAAAGGTGGTCAGTGTAAGAGGATCATGCTTCTCAGTATACTGTGGAGAACCTTCCAGCACTTAAAGGTGGCTTATGAAAGACAGGGAGAGTTACTTTTTACACCGGCAGGTGGTCATAGGACAAATGGGAACAGTTCCAAtgaaaagaggagagatttagattagacGTTAGGCAGAAGTtcttgctgtgagggtggtgagacaaTGGAAAATGTTTCCAAAAGCACTGCAGATACCCCATCCCTGAAGGGTTCAAGGCCAGggtggatggggctctgagcaacctggtctaatggaaggtTGGAACTGTATAATCTTTTAAGTTCCTTTCATGAACCCAAATGAACCCAAATTGTATGATTCTGTGGTACgtatttacctttttttttcatgtctttatCAAGAAGTGTGGACAACAAGTTCATAAATAATGGCTTTTCCTAAAGGTGCCTACATAGGATTCTTAACTGTGGGTCTCTTTTGTGGTCCCTTCACCTCTAACCTTCCCCAAGATCATAGGTGGtataataatgtaattgaagtGTTACGTACTAGCATTACCTAatgtctcattttctttttttaggtGTGTTTTTGAACAGGAAGATGAACAGAACTGAATTTTAGGACCCAACTCCTGATGAGCTGGACTTTATCTTGGCAGGAGTTTTTGGAGACTGATGCAGTGACAGCCAATGGCTTCAGAATCCATGGTTCCTGAGCAGTCAAAACAACAGCTGATAAAGGGGAAaaggcggcagcagcagcagcaaactcaGCCTTCCATCAGTGATGAGGATGTCTTCGTGTTTGAGGCCAACGAGGCTTGGAAGGATTTTCACAGCTCTCTTCTTCACTTCTTTGAAGCTGGAGAGCTCTGTGATGTTACACTAAAGGTGATACTTGCCACATATCCTTTGCATGTATCGGTCTGAAGATTCAGCTGCAGATAAGCGTGTTGGGAGTTGGCTGTGAATATTGGCAAGGGTGGGGAAACCACAGAATACCTCTTGAATCTGAGACATTTCTAGAGATTCTAGAGGTTTTCTCCTTATTTAGGAAGTTTacagctgaaatgaaaacacCTAAAATATTGATAATCTGAGAGTGGAAGTACATGACTTTGAGTTTATCCAACTTGCCTTCTCAGAAGTTCCCACAGTTGGTCGCTATTTACTGTGCAGTTCCAGCCACTTGTAGCCTCTTTCTTCTCAATATACTTTCATCCCCAGTTTTAGCTCCATGTCTGCATTTTGTGTTATTTTGCTAGATTCTTCTCAGCAAACAGGATTTCTGGAACAAATCTAACTTCTATCATTCttcaaagaaagaaggaaaaaaaaacccagatggTTGTGTTCTGCAGCTGATCAAAGAGTAAAGAAAGAGAGGGGATGAAGCAAATTTTATGATTCTTTCATAGCATTGCTTTAAGGCATTATTTGTAACACAGCTGTATATTACTTATATCTTGATTACAATAAACTTGTATTTAGCATACATAGAAGTGGGTGCCAGCACCTTTGAATATTGAGTATTGCTTAGCTAAACAACTTACTCGTTCAAGATAATTATTTAAGGAATGAAGCACAGTTCCTAAACCAAGAACAAATGACAGATGCCTTTAGGAGAAGTTGTTAGCCTGCTACTTAGACTGTTAGATATGAACAGGGATAATCTTTGACAGATGCTTGTCCCTGGTGTTACCAACCCTCCTCATCCCTTTTCTTGTTGATCTCATTCTTACCTTCCTTCTGTTCCACCtacccttgcaaaaaaaaaaggcagaaagtcTTATTTTATAAGTATAGTTCAATGTATATTCCTGCTATGGAAACTTGCCTTGGAAAAAACACTTTACAGGAGCTGCAGTTTAACTTTCCCTAAGTTAGGCTTGTATTAATGTTCACCTGTATGATCTGTGTGGAGCTATTTTGGTAACTTAAGAATGTTGGATGACATGACTTGGCTTCCAGTGAAGGCCAGAGCAACCTGTGGACATTCATCTTACTGTATGGCTTCCCAAATGAGGGATTTCCAAGTAACTGTGACCTATGCACTTGAATTAGAATTTTCAGGGGggcacagtttttcttcccGTAGTGCTCAGGTCTCACTCATGTTGTAAGAATCATCAGATCTCTACTGAActttctgcttttgtgtgtgACCTGAGTTAGTGAGCAATTCTAGCGTTGCTTTTGTCAGACCAATTATTGTTTTAACTGCTGCTCTTAAAATATGATAGTAACTGGAGTATCTGATTTCCAGATAGCAAGAACATGCTATATAAGgtctccctgcccatggcagggggtagAATGAGATAacctttaaggtctcttccaacccaaaccattctgtaatttaaaattaagcagATTTGGGTAACATAGTAAAGCCACTGAATTCAAAAGAGAGGTTTAGAGAGTGGAACGATGGGCAGAATTAAAGTGTCTGAAGGTAAGAATGGCCTCAGACCtttccctggtacagcagaCCACAAGTAGCATCTTTCTGTATCAATGTGGTAGTTAGTTGGAGTGCTGATGGTGTAACAGTGATAAGCTGTGAGAGCACTCAGGAAGACTCCCTCTGCTCCAAAAGTTAAATTCTGGAATTTCACCTactctcctgctgctgtcatATGAACAGTCTTAGAAGGCTGTTAGAAGGTGAAGAGTGGCAGATTAATaccatctgcttttctcctggtGGTTTGCTTTTTGTTCATTTGGTCGGTCTGAATTGTTCTTTCTGGGATGATCTCACACTGAAGAATccatcttttcctcttttttaatCTGCATACTCTTTCttgtgtgtttgctttctgtAGTCAGCTCACTACTCACCAGGTAGGTTACACTTGTGTTGATCATACTCTTTAAAAAGGTAAGAGCAAGTGAGCATTGAATCACAGctagaaaaaaaccaaaatatccTTTATAATTTAGTATCTTTTCTCAAATGCACAACAGCTCTCTGTAATGCCTTCATCTGAAAGTGAACATGAAATTTGAGTCTGTCAGGGAAACTGGTTGCTTATGTTAGCCAGGTATCCCTTTATGTTAGTGCAGAGTGACAAAGAAAGCACTCCTGGAACACATATATTCTTTTCAATacttagattattttttaatgtagtgGAATTATAGAATTTTGTACACAAACAgcttattttacattttctgatCAGAATTTTGAGAAATACCTTTTCTTTATGGGGAGTACACTGTCTTTTGTGGGTAAGCATTCTAAAAATATTGAAGTGATTGGTAACTTGTAATCAGCCCTGAAATAGCTGTTATTCCATGCTATTCCTGTGTTTTTACATGAATTTGCTTCTATAAACATCAGTTCTTCAACAGTAGTTGAAGTCCAGAAGTCCAGAAATCTAAATTTAGTAGTCTAAAAATGTCCCTTTCTAATTTGACCCCCTTAAAGTCTCTAAGTACATATAAAATAAGTATCTAGCAGTCTCCTCCTGTCCCCAAGATGCATCTAGAATATTTCTAAGGATATTTCATGAGGCTTTTAAAGGAAGGCAAGTTCGGTGCATCACTGCTATTGCTTACCTGTGTTACTGCTTTGCTCTGCTGTCATGGCCAAGCTACAGCTTAGAATTTCTTGGGATACTTGGATGTAATGTCAGAAATACAGCACAAATTGGGTTAATTTGAGTGGACAAAATACATAGAGTCCAGAATTCTTATTTCAGTTTCACTGTTCCTGCTTTCACAGCCAAAACTGACGTTCCAGTAAGGCattgagggttttttgttcttttctctttcaggtTGGTTCAAAGCTAATCTCCTGCCACAAACTGGTGCTGGCTTGTGTTATCCCGTACTTCCGAGCCATGTTTCTTTCGGAAATGGCTGAAGCCAAGCAGAAGCTGATTGAGATCAGGGACTTTGACGGCGATGCCATCGAGGACCTGGTGAAGTTCGCGTACTCCTCGCGGCTCACGCTGACGGTGGACAACGTGCAGCCCCTGCTGTACGCCGCCTGCATCCTGCAGGTAGAGCTGGTGGCCAAGGCCTGCTGTGAGTACATGAAGCTGCACTTCCACCCCTCCAACTGCCTGGCAGTCAGGGCGTTTGCCGAGAGCCACAACCGTGTCGACCTAATGAACATGGCCGATCAGTTTGCTTGTGAACATTTCACAGAAGTGATGGAGTGCGAGGACTTTGTGAGTGTGTCACCACAGCACCTCCATAAACTCCTGTCCTCCAGTGACCTGAAtattgaaaatgaaaagcaagttTACAGTGCTGCTATCAAGTGGCTGCTGGCCAATCCACAGCATCATGCTACGTGGCTGGATGAGATCCTTGCACAGGTAGGGCAGACCGAGGCACCAAGTCCCTGTCTCATCACTGGTTTAGTTGTGTAATCACCTTTTTGTACGTGGGTACATCTCAAGGTGAAAAATGCTCTTAGGTTTTGGTGCCTTGTCCGGTATTCAGGGTTGGGAATTGACAGTGGAAGCGAGTTAGAGTTCTTGAATACAGGAGGGAAGTGATATTCTCCTGTTTCTGTAGGGAGAAGAGTACTCAGTTTATGCTCATGGCTGGGAGGTGGGGAACCAACAAAAAGCTACATCTGTGGTTGAGCAGAAATGTTTTATACTGACACAAAACTGAGAGAATATAAATCCATCACTTCACTTGGCTTGCCACTCCTACAGCCTGATATGCTCGCTGTCCTTGCTGTTATGTATTTGTACTTAAGAAAGGAGGCAAAGCTGTTGCACTTTCTTACATGGCTGGGAAAGGAAACTAAGAGAGATGTGTCACATCAAGTTGTGTCACAGTATTTGAGACAGATGTGGGGAGCCTGCACTGGGAAGAATTTGCATACCATGTGCTGCAAAACATTCCATGTGTCTCAGCAGGTAGGATTGGCTGGGCAGTTTTAGTTGTCACTGAACTCTAACTTGATTATTTTGCATTTGGCTGAATTGATAATATTGGCATTATGTGAGTAATGAGAGGTCCCCTGAGATGCTGCTGTCATTGTCTTCATGAAtcatttttcacatttcctaGGAAAAGATCACAATGGTCTATTAGCTGTCTTCCAAAAACCTTCAGTTTCATCTAGACTAGCATGAGATTTTTGGTACAAAACCCCCTTCTTTATTATGCTATACTTAAACTTACAGGCAATATAATTAAAggttttttaacagaaatttatatttattgcCCACTTATGCTAGCAGATGAGATTAACAGTTTTATTCTGTTGATGGAAAGCAGAGACTAGattcaagcaaagaaaaagtaaaCCCCTTCTTGTAAATATGGGCTGTTTGCCAGAGCATATGGAGACATTGGTTGACTTGGACATTACTGCCAGCAGAAGACATGCCTGGGCTTCTAGACAGTGATTATCTATGTCATATTCAGCCTTATGGGTTTCAGTGTTATAATGAGGTTCTGAATTTAACAGCCTGGAGTTCTTACCATGTTACTAACCTTAGGAGCCTGTCAGCAGGGCTACAGTGGTGCTTTAAAGTAGCCTCAAATAAGCTGGgccaaaataaaggaaaaagtgGGACTGAAAGCAAGGAGGTGAGGAAGAACGGGTAGAGACACATGCTTGCTTCAAGACAAAGATTCTTGTCAGTGCTATAacagccccatcctgctgctctgagaagCACTGGAGGTACTGGACATCTGCACCATTGCTGTTGAGCCAACTGAGAGCTGCTTGACAGTGTTGACTCCAAACCTTAGGAGGTCAGGTGGAGATTTGCTTCAGTTCCCCCCACTAACATCTGTCCCACCTTTGCCTCTGATTGTACTTTGTATTCTGCACTGTCTTAAAAAGAAGGATGAAAGGTTTGCTAAAATAAATGGCAGGAAGGATTTAGAGAAGGAAACaattattacttttttaaagtaatatttaTTACTCTCAATTATTACTCTCTCAATATTTACTACTTTTTTTAAGCGTGAAGTCTGCCAAGTCTGCCTTAAAGAAAGGTGTTACTGGACTAGCAATACCTCCTTTATAGACACTTAGTTCATGGTGACTGTTTCCTTTTTGACTTGCCACCCAAAGAAAATGAGCCATTTTCCAATGAACAAGCCCTCTTATACTGGCATGGCAGTGAGCTGAAGATTCATACCCAACAGCAGACTAATCTGACAGAGCCCGGGtaaagctgcaggtgctgcctgcATCACACTGGGCGGGTGCAGGTGCAGCATGGGCAGCAGCTCGTCTCtttcctcagcacagctgggccaAGGGACGCTTCTCCACTGTGCCTGAAATGCTAATGGTTGTAGCAAACATTATCACTAGAAAGAACTGTTCATATCACTGTTGTGTGGAGCAACTCTGAGAGCTGCTCTCCTTATTGAGAAGTGTGGGGCTGCCGACTGGCTCACTCCGGAGTTGCCGGCTGCTGCATGTGCAGCACtgcatggtgacagcagctcagCCATGTTCTCCAACTGTGTTCATTTTTATGTCAGGTACGGCTGCCTCTCTTGCCCATTTCTTTCCTTATGGGTGTTGTGGCAAAGGAAGAGATTGTCAAGCAGAATCTAAAATGTAGGGATTTGCTGGATGAAGCAAGGAACTACCATCTTCACctgagcagcagggcagtgcctgaCTTTGAGTACTCCATTCGCACAACACCAAGGAAGCAGACTGCTGGTAATTAAATGTGTGTCTGGTTACCCAGTAGGGAGTGGTGTGGAGAAAAAGCAGCACATCTGTGCAGGTGTCTTGATATCAAAGCAGGTTTAGCTTGATATCGAGGGTTGTTAATGACTTAATGCAAAATTGGCAAAGCCATTATGTACCTCTTTGGTATTTCGGTAATGTGCTGCATTTTCCTTGCAGAACTTTAGCagtcattttctttctttatctgGATTAGCTCTATCTTTGTTAAAGCTAGAGCTGTTATGTATGTTATATGTATGTTATGACCAGGCAATCTTTTCAAAGCTGTACTGAAAACAGTGGACAGTAATCTTTTGGTGTTGAAGGTTGAGCTAACTTCTTTGGCTAACCAACACCAAAAGTGAGTGATGAATATTGACTGCAGATCATAATTTCTATATCATTATATTTAACAAACAATTTACCTCCTTAAGCCAAACCACAAAAAGCATATTTAAAATAGGCATTGTTTTTACAAGAGCATAGATAGCTAATTGCCATAGCGGTATGTCAAGCAAAAGCCAAAATCCAGTACCCAGTTATGAAGGGCAATGACTGTGCTCCTTGAAGTGAAATACAGCTTCCCCCAAACTACATAATTTCAGTTTGCTCTGCTGTACAATTGTTTTTGCCCATCCTCCTGCTAGTTCTCTGTAAGCCTGTTTTGTGTTCTCCAGGTGTGCTGTTCTGTGTCGGAGGCAGAGGTGGATCAGGTGACCCCTTCCGCAGCATTGAGTGTTACTCCATCAGTAAGAACAGCTGGTTCTTCGGCCCTGAAATGAACAGCCGGAGGAGGCATGTGGGTGTGATCTCTGTGGGAGGTCAGTAACCCTATTCAAGCAACCTCAGGCAAAAGGGACTTGTTTGCTCCTTTTGCAGAGTTGGTGCTTTTTACTAGCTGTACAAGAAGCAGACTAATTGTTTAATTGTTGAATAGTCTTCAGTTTAGTAAAGCTACTCCCCCTTTGAAAGAATGTTTGGTCCAGAGCCAATCTGAGACTGTGCTTATGGAAAAAACATTACTGGGAACTGACAGAGTAGGGCTGTTCAGACTTGGGAAGAGACCTTATTGTGGCCTTTCTGTACTTTACAGTCTTTTTAGTGGGGTTTCTTGTAATAGGACAAGaggtaatggttttaaactaagaGAGCGTAGATTTGAACTAGATATCAAGCAGAAGTTTTTTACAGTGAGGTTGGTGAAAacctggaacaggttgcccagagaggtggtaaatgtcccatctctggaagtgctcaaggtcAGACTGGATAGTGCTATAAGCAATCTGAAAATgaaagtgtccctgctccttgcagagGGGCTGGACTAGGTGACCTTTAAAGGTTCCTCCCAGCCCAACTGAGCTGTATATAGCTTCTGGCCTTAAAtaggtgatttttaaaatccatttataAAGGAATTGCCTTACACAGCAGTTGCCCAGAATTTGCTAGTACTCATATTAGCTCCCTTCCTACTTAAATCCATCCTGGAAGGTTACTAAGACCAGGTAAGCTAGGTCTTCCAAGAGCAGACCTAGCTTTATTTTTGGGTCTCCATCTTCTGAAAACAGACCTGTGCAGTCCAGAGCAGCTTAGCACCAATAATGCAGCTTTCTCTTGTACTTAGCAGCCCCTCtgttgctgcagcagaacagagataatttttcttcatataAAATCTGGAGAGACTGGTACATGTGTCCAAACTGATTCGACCTGCAGTACTTAAATTATGGGAAGGTTTTTTGTTTACATCATCTCAAGCTTTGTATAAAAGTTCTCATTGGAATAGATTCCTGGTTATAAATATAGCATATAAAACTCTGAtactgaaaacattttaaaacttgAACCTTTATTTGACCTCTTGGTCTCCACATAGGCAGGGATATTATATAAATGAAACTGAGATGTTGCCAAGCAATGTCTGTTTTAAAAGATGTCTGTGTGTTCAGGTAAAGTCTACGCAGTAGGTGGACATGATGGAAATGAACACTTAGGAAGCATGGAAGTATTTGATCCTCTCACAAACAAGTGGATGATGAAGGCATCAATGAACACAAAGAGGTACATGTGTCCCACACTCCAAGTCCTAGTCTGTGGTGTACCATTTCTTGCTGATGCTGAAAaacatcctgtctgtcctgcttttttttggtgtttccaAACTGTTCCATTTCTAGGAATTTCTTTCCCCTATTTTGGAGCTTTATGCTATGAATGTATCAcccttctgttctttttttggAGGAGCTGGCTTCTGGACCAGGGACAtcttctgctccagctgtgcttaCATTCTGGTGTCCAGGGCCTTTCTGCTGTGCCCAGTAAACAACTTGGAACTGATGAACTGGTTCTGTGCAGTTTTTGCTCTTTTTAGGAATGAGTGAGATAACTGCCAGCATAACATAAGAAGTGAAATACTGcacagtgaaaatgaaaaaagttaaatactacagcaggaaaaaaagctgcCTATGTTTTTCACACAAAAGGCCAGAAACATGCAATCTGAAAGTCAGACTTTGAGGACTGTTTTTTGTCTTGACATTTAAGTTTCTTATAAGGAGTTACTGGACTCACagatctgtattttttttctgctgttattGAAATCAGTGTCCCTAATTCTGCATTctgttgtgttgttttttgtttttcaaagcatCACGTGCAAGTAGGAGTGAAATAATAAGTATGGCTTAAGTCTGAAAGCTATTTGTAGCTGTGACCTAGTTAAAGTAGAAGGCCCAGACTCCTAGAAGTGGCTTGCTCTACTTCTTCCATCCTGTCTCCACCCCAGGGCATAATCTCAGCAACAATCAGCCCTAGATTTCTGTGACATTTATTATTGAGTACCCAGGTAAATGAAAGGGCTGCTGTGCCTTGGCTACCTCCCAGCTCCACTCCTCCCATTCATGGAAGGCTTGGAATACTTAGTAGAGAAAAATGCCACCATGAAGTGGTGTCTGTGTTACCTGCTGAGGCAAAAGGTAAGGCCAGGATATTGCCACAGTGTTTGTTCTGTAGAAGGATTGTGCCTTCCTTGCTCCTGCCTCAGTATCTCTGAACCTTCCCTCTTTAATGAGACAACAGTGTTGTCAGTAACATGGTAGTTCACCTCACTTGGTGGTTGAAGCAGAAACTTAATGCTTTTATTCTAGACCTACTTTCAGTTTTATAATACTGATTGTAGTCTAATTGTTAGAAACAAATCTGACAACCATCTTAGCACTCAATTAAAAACCACCACAATGGAAGAAACCGCAATTAAATCTGGCTAGAGTTCAGCTATTTAATATCCAGCACAGGTTTGCCTTTTAATATGTATTAGTATCACCCCCAATCATTCTCAAATGGTAGCAGCCAGCTATAGCAACAAAGTTTAACCCAGAAGGTTTTGGTTCATCTTCAGATTTAATAAAATAGAGAAATCATATCTAAGACATTGCCATGTATCCAA
This sequence is a window from Melospiza georgiana isolate bMelGeo1 chromosome 5, bMelGeo1.pri, whole genome shotgun sequence. Protein-coding genes within it:
- the KLHL8 gene encoding kelch-like protein 8; its protein translation is MASESMVPEQSKQQLIKGKRRQQQQQTQPSISDEDVFVFEANEAWKDFHSSLLHFFEAGELCDVTLKVGSKLISCHKLVLACVIPYFRAMFLSEMAEAKQKLIEIRDFDGDAIEDLVKFAYSSRLTLTVDNVQPLLYAACILQVELVAKACCEYMKLHFHPSNCLAVRAFAESHNRVDLMNMADQFACEHFTEVMECEDFVSVSPQHLHKLLSSSDLNIENEKQVYSAAIKWLLANPQHHATWLDEILAQVRLPLLPISFLMGVVAKEEIVKQNLKCRDLLDEARNYHLHLSSRAVPDFEYSIRTTPRKQTAGVLFCVGGRGGSGDPFRSIECYSISKNSWFFGPEMNSRRRHVGVISVGGKVYAVGGHDGNEHLGSMEVFDPLTNKWMMKASMNTKRRGIALASLGGPIYAIGGLDDNTCFGDVERYDIDSDRWSTVASMNTPRGGVGSVALVNHVYAVGGNDGVASLSSVEKYDPHLDKWMEVKEMGQRRAGNGVSELHGCLYVVGGFDDNSPLSSVERFDPRCNKWEYVAELTTPRGGVGIATLMGKIFAVGGHNGNVYLNTVEAFDPIVNRWELVGSVSHCRAGAGVAVCSCLSSQIRDVGQGSSNVVDCM